The DNA window ATATGGAAGACCCTTATTGAATGGTCGATCGGGGTATCGGCGCGGATCGCTGCGAGTATCCCGGTCCAGAACCCGAAGATGAACGCGAACAGCATTCCAAAGAATGCAAGCTCGAGGGTGGCCGGAAACCGGGTAAAGATCTCGGTGACGACCGGCTTGGACGTACGGAACGAATCACCGAAGTCACCGGATACGATATTCTTCAGATACTCCACATACTGGGCAGGGATCGGCTTATCGACCCCCATCTTATGCCGGTACTCGTCCATCAGTTGCTGGGATACGTTCCTCCCCCCGAGCATCGCCGCTACCGGATCCCCGGGCATCACCCGCAGAATGAGGAACACCACCGTGAGCAGGATGAGAAGCATCGGGATCGTGAACAGTAACCGTTGTACGATGTACCGAGCAATTCCTCCCATTACCGCCTCATTTCCTGGGAACAACGTGAGATAAAAAATCAACTGTAGTATAGCAAACAGAGGGGAAGATAGCAACTTCAGCCGGTCGGCTTTGATTTGCCGGTTTTAAGCCCGTAGAATCCCGGGGATAGCCGAAGGAGAGAGACAATGCAGGCAGACAAGCTTCGCAATCTGTACCTGGAATACTTTGAAGCTCACGGGCACACTCGCCTCCCGAGCTCGTCCCTCGTCCCCAACGACCCGACGCTTCTGTTCACCGCCGCCGGGATGGTGCAGTTCAAGGACATCTTCTGGGGGAGGCGAGCCCCTGACCACCCCCGCGTCACCACGTGCCAGAAGTGCTTCCGCACCACTGACATCGAGAACGTGGGCGTGACCGCGTTTCATCACACGTTCTTCGAGATGCTCGGTAATTTCTCGTTCGGTGATTATTTCAAGGAGGGGGCGATCAGCCTCGCGTGGAAGTTCGTCACGGAGGAACTCGGGATTCCCAAGGAGAAGCTATGGGTCTCGGTATATGAGGAGGACGAGGAGGCGTACGCGATCTGGAAAGATGTGATCGGGATCCCGCCCGAGCGGATCGCGCGATTGGGGAAGGAGCACAACTGGTGGGGACCGGTGGGAAACTCCGGGCCGTGCGGACCGGACTCGGAGATCTTCTACGACACCGGGGAGGAGAATGCGTGCGGTCCTGATTGTCGCGGGGTGGCGTGCGACTGCGATCGGTTCTCCGAGATCTGGAACCTTGTGTTCATGCAGTACGCCGCCCGAGAGGACGGGAGCCTCGTCCCGCTCGAGAGGAAGAACATCGACACCGGGATGGGCCTCGAACGGACCGCGGCGGTCCTGCAGGGGGTAGCGACCGACTTTGAGATCGACCTGTTCGCTCCGCTGATCGAGGCGATCGCGGCGGCGGCAGAGGTGGAGGATCGGGTGGCGCGCAACATCATCGCCGATCACGTGCGCGGCGGGCTGTTCCTCATCGCTGATGGAGTCCTCCCGGGAAACGAAAAACAGGGCTACGTCCTGCGCCGGATTCTGCGGCGGGCGGTTCGGGCCGCGGAACGGCTCGGGATTCCACCGGGGAGTCTGGCCGGGTTCATCGACCCGGTGATCGACGTGATGGGGAAGACCTACCCGGAGATCGTCTCCGCACGCGCGCTGGCGGCCCAGGTGATGCGAAGCGAGGAGGACTCGTTCCGCCGGACGCTCCGCGCCGGGGAGAGGCGACTCGAGGAGAGGCTCACCGCGCTGATCGAAGCAGGAGAACGCATCCTCCCCGGCGAGATCGCATTCGAGCTCTACGACACCTACGGCTTTCCCCTCGAGATGACCGCGGAGATCGCGGGTGAGCGCGGGATCGAAGTCGACCGGGAAGGATTCGACAAAGCGATGGCCGGGCAACGGGCCCGGTCGCGCTCATTTACAGAGAACGTCACCGTTTCAGGCTCTG is part of the Candidatus Bipolaricaulota bacterium genome and encodes:
- the alaS gene encoding alanine--tRNA ligase is translated as MQADKLRNLYLEYFEAHGHTRLPSSSLVPNDPTLLFTAAGMVQFKDIFWGRRAPDHPRVTTCQKCFRTTDIENVGVTAFHHTFFEMLGNFSFGDYFKEGAISLAWKFVTEELGIPKEKLWVSVYEEDEEAYAIWKDVIGIPPERIARLGKEHNWWGPVGNSGPCGPDSEIFYDTGEENACGPDCRGVACDCDRFSEIWNLVFMQYAAREDGSLVPLERKNIDTGMGLERTAAVLQGVATDFEIDLFAPLIEAIAAAAEVEDRVARNIIADHVRGGLFLIADGVLPGNEKQGYVLRRILRRAVRAAERLGIPPGSLAGFIDPVIDVMGKTYPEIVSARALAAQVMRSEEDSFRRTLRAGERRLEERLTALIEAGERILPGEIAFELYDTYGFPLEMTAEIAGERGIEVDREGFDKAMAGQRARSRSFTENVTVSGSVSLDLQSTEFVGYEILKTEAELLRKVDGEQLAFVFDRTPFYAESGGQVGDTGLIENLDRPGRAEVTDVQKTPGGAFLHRVQIRAGEFEPGDRCRLEVNAERRARIARHHTATHLLHAALRKVLGEHVIQAGSLVAPEELRFDFSHFSRMTDEEIAQVEELVNSVVLSDIPVETQEMPLEEAKKTGAMAHFEEEYRGKARVRVVSVGEFSRELCGGTHVARTGEIGLVKITSEESVAAGTRRIHALAGMESLRQFQSDAALLGAVRARLGDDPLAGIDRLEGEISALRERLRAATEAILTAKRDELLAAGTERVGEVTIVSGRLDLEVDALKRLADLIEEKARPAVVLLGGAIDGRGIVVAKVSKGVSAHAGNAVRAMANALGGGGGGAPHFAQGGGPNAAALDHALAIGKGMVEKELAP